The Mus pahari chromosome 5, PAHARI_EIJ_v1.1, whole genome shotgun sequence genomic sequence ATAGAGCTttcaactcttaaaaaaaaaaaaaaaaaaaaaccaaccaaacaacaccAGCATTAATCTTTAACTGATTTAGTCGAGCCTTTCAGGAGAGGCTAAGTGTTGTAATAAGAGTCGGGATAAAGGTGATGAGATTTGCATAGAAGATATTGCAAGGAGGGTATTTTGGGCATGgctaattttataaagaaaacattcactTTTGGCCTGGTGTTCAGTAACAACTCAGCCAGCATCTGACCAGGTGTTCTGGGGTGGCAATACTGGGTAAGATGAATAAAAGGGGTCAAGTTTGGGTTGTGTAAGCTGAAAATAAGTTACCACAGGTTTATGAGCCTCAGGTCCCACCTTCATCAAAGGGGGATGGGCGGGGAGGGGGATGCCATCTACAccagaagacacacacagcccCTAGCCTGACTGAGGTGGGACAGGCGGGAAGCTGCAGTGAAATGCAAATGTGTATCCTGCTTTCCTCAGTTTCCAGTTGAAAGTGTAAGGGCTTCAACTTCTCTTCACACAGGCTTTGAAATACTGGCTGCTGCTGTCTCTCCTCACTTAAGTTTTCTGCTCCTGGGCTCCCTTAGTAGTTGAAGCAGAAAGTCTGCCTCTTAAGGCAAAACTTAAGTGAATACACAGGACTTaagacaggggctggggagatggctcggttcATAGAGTGCTTGCTGTTGTGAGCATGAGAACTTAGGTCTGATTCCCACAATGCTCGTAAAAAACTGGGCATCCTGGTGCATGCTTTAATCTCACTCAGTTCTGGAGAGGAAGCCAGCTagatcactggggcttgctggctagccagccttgCCTACTTAATCCAGTTCTAGgccagcgagagaccctgtctcaaaaccaaaccaaaccaaaccaaaccaaacaaggcCTGACAGGTCCTGAGGAACATCTGAAGTTGACCACTAAAGGCAtaatgtttgtgcatatatgtgagcCCACACAGACACCCCCAGGAGTGTCTCTGGGAAGCCGTAAATGTGTGCATTATTCTACTTTTCCAAACATGTTATTACTGATAGCCAGCAGAAATCAGGACACAGCACACCGCCAAGTTAAGTTTATCATTGACTTTTATTAACAATGTAATACAAGACTGTACATTTGTAGGTACTGAAATCAATCCACTCTTGAAAAccggaaaaaacaaacaaacaaaaccagcattTCTACCAGCATTTCAGGTTTTGGTTTTAAGTGCCAtcttttacaggaaaaaaaaaaaaatcacacagcatAACCAAACAATTtaagaatggggtgggggtggggtggggtgctccTCGGAACGAAGAGATTATGCAGCAACAGCTGAGGATCACGGCTAGCTTTACGCCATTTACCACACATTCTGGAATGTTCAGTTTCTTCCTCCACAGTTTTACAgtcctacacacagacacacagctacTAAGAACTTGGCCACAGGTCCTGCCTAGACGCTCATtcacatgaaacaaacaaacaaaaaaacagtatttatataaattaagtCAAACCTCACAAAAACTAGAGGAACATAAACTCCCAAcagtcaataaaaaaaaacaaacaaacaaactgtacaAGACTGGTCAGTCTTTTATATCTGGAAAATGTGTAACATAAGAAAGttctttatcatatatatatatatatattttatatatgtcttTGCATAGGTGTTAGCTGGAGTGAAAGCTGGAGGATTCTGACTCTGTGGAGACAGAAGAGTGCCCACCCCGCTTTCCTTTGGAAAGGATCTTGAGGCTGGAGCCTCTGCTCATGGAGTTGAGTGCATGCTGCGCAGAGCTTTTGAACTTGGCCCCGAGGAAGGCATAGAGGATCGGGTTCAGGCAACAGTGGAAGAAAGCGAGGGCCTCCGTGATGGAGATCCACTTGTGCACGATGCTCTCGAAGTCACATCCTTGCTTGATAACCCCCAAAAGGATGAAGGAGTCAATGCTGATTCCCACGTAATATGGTAGCCAGCAGGCAAAAAAAGCCAGGATGAGGATGACTGTTGTCTTGAGGGCCTTGCGCTTCTGGTGGCCCTTGGAGTGTGACAGCTTAGAGATGATGATGCAGTAACAGGAGAGGATGACGATGCCTGGCAGGATGAGACCCACCATGATGTGCTGGAACTGGAACACCACCATCCACAGGCTGTCGGGGTAAAGGCGATCACAGATGTACCTGTCGTCCCCCTGACTGATGTCCCCCTGGCTGACGTCGGCAAAGATGAAGTCAGGTATTGTCAGGAGGAGGGCTGGGATCCAGACACCCACATAGACTGCCTTTTCAGCCAGCAGCTTCCTCGGCCTCTGACTGTTGGTGGCGTGGACGATGGCGAGGTACCGGTCCAGGCTGATGAAGGCCAGGATGAGGACGCTGCTGTAGAGGTTGACAGTGTAAATGATATGGACAGCCTTACATAAAAATTTCCCAAAGTACCAGTCAGCCATGGCATCAACTGCCCAGAAGGGGAGCGTGATGACAAAGAGGAGGTCAGCCACTGACAGGTGCAGCCGGTACTTGTCCGTCATGCTCCTTAGCTTCTTCTGGTAACCCATGACCAGGATCACCAATCCATTGCCCACTATGCCAGTCAAGAAGATGATGAAGTAGATGGTGGGCAGGAAGATTCTATTGAAATGGACGTTCTCATCCCGGAAGCAGGGTTCCTTGTTGGAGTCATAGTCTCCAGACCCCACTTCTTCGGAGTAGTTATCGGAAGTGTATATCTGCAAAGGAAACAGGGACAGAAACGTCACTTCAAGGTCAGCAAGCCTTCCCAAGTTTTAAGTGTGTCTGTTGCCTAAAAAGCTAGTATTGATTGCAGGTTTTAACCCAACCTTGTCCAGGAAACTCCAAAGGGCTGGCTAAGGTCCAGAGAGAACACAGAATCCTGCAACCAATGGTGTTCTCCATCTTCCACCAGTCACTTGTTATATTGCCCTCTTTAGTGGAACCAATTAGGTGAGTCTTTGCTTAGAACAAAAGGACGCTGAGAGCCTAAGGACTTCACAGCCTCCTCTTGAATAGCTCTCCTGCCCCGCCCacgagaggaaagaaaaaaaaaaaaaaaaactaaaggaggAAAAAAGTAAAGTCCCCccaaccacaaacaaacaaacaaataaacaaaaacccaaacccccaAAATCcacaaccaatcaaccaaccaaccaaacaaatccTCCATTCAAACAAAGAAGTCAACTCTCAAAGCCGCGTGCGGTGGGATCCAGCGGAGTGGGGATAAAGTCTGTGTTGAAGGAGATGGGATTTCTGTATGAGGATTAgccaaaggaggaaagaaagaaaaaaaacaaaaacaaaaaacaaaaacggagCTTGACGGTGGGGGTCCCCCAAAGACTCTTAGCTTTTTAGGCGCAAAACCTTGTTTTTCTCACGTCTGTCTAACACAAACTATTACATTTCGAGTCATGCGTTTAAGAAAGCGGGATAATGCGATAGGGCTTTGGGGGGTTTAGGGTCAGCAGAGTGTTTGAAAGGAGGACATAGCACTCCCCTACTTCTTCCCATGCCGTGCTTCTCTGGAAGGTGGGTCTCTCTTGCCAACCCCATGTTTATCACTGGGTGGATCTGGGATGTTAGAGTCACACTGTCCTGGGTGGGGAAAGTCACGGGGTCTGCACCCGGTGGTTTTCACCCCAAGTTTCACTTCCTCACTTTTCCGGTCGCTTCCCATCCAGCAGTGGGACCCAGCTAGTTACTGGAGTCCGAGGTAGGCAGCCGGAGGGGTCCAGACCATGCGCACCCCGAAGTCCGAGTCACCCACCTAGGGGCTGGCACCGTTGCCCACCACACCCAGGCCTACGACCAACCCGCAGCGGTTCTAGGGGTTCCTCCTGGCTGTGCGCCAGGATCGTCCCTCCGGGTGCGAGCGACAGATTGGGCGGCTCCAGCGTGAGCGCCTTTGAATTACGCGCCGCCGGAggaaacggaaaaaaaaaaaaaaaaatcaccaaacaacaaaaccctccctAAGCGAGGGGGTTTCAAAAGGCTCAGGAAACCACCGACGGTTAAACACTGGGGCTCAGTCAAACAGTCTCCAAGCTTGCACCTGTTCATCCCTGCGGCGACCCGGCACAACCCAGGTGCGGTCCCAACATGCCCTCCTGTCCCCAACCGCCGCCAAGCCCGGCACAACTCCTGGCCAGCAGCTTCATGGTACAAACTTATGACCCTTTCTCAGGAACGATCCTAAAGGCAACCCCGACCTCGGGAAGTTCGTTTGCCACTGCGGGAAGGCGGCGGGTCGGATGCCCGCAATGCGCTGCTACTCCATCCCAAAGCGGCCACGTTCCGTAACCACTCAGAGGCTACCGCAGTTTGTGTCCCCCTAGACAAGCGACGCGGCAGGCTAGCTCACTTTTCCCGCCGAAGACGGGCGCTCCTCTGTCTGCACTATGGAATTTCAGAACCGCACCTCCTAACTCCAAGAACCGCTCCAAGACGCTTCGGTTCGAAGATCAAAATGTAGTGCCTACGCGTGCCGACTAAAGTCTCTAAAagtaaaaaaactcaaagaaaactcCTGTTTTCAGGAGGACCAGACGATGGTCTGAGTCTTAGGACAGAAGGCAAGCCCTTCTCCCTTGTTCAAAAAACTGGGACGTTTGCAAACGTCGTGCAAGTCGGCGCGCGCCGCGGGACtcaagagggagggagacaagagCAACCTCAGGAAAGCTCCATCTGAACCCGTACCCCTCTACTTACTGACAAAAATATTCCTATCTTCCTCCCCATATagccatgctcacacacataaaaaaattagttCCCGCTCCTCTTTGTGACCCTGACACCCCTCAAGGTTCTAGTTGCTTCAACCCGCTCCTAAAGGGGCTGAGCTCTAAGTTCACACGTTTGCACGTTTACTACAAAGTAGGATGCAAGTGGACTTACACTCACGCTGATCGGGTCCATGGCAACTCTCGCTCTCCAGCCTTGGTGGCTACCGGAGCACCAAACGCCTCAGAGGGTCACTGCTACCTGCTGCACCACGCAACAAAATTGAAGTTTCTGGCCCGAACCGGACTTTTATAAAAACACGCTCCCGGGGCGGCGCATGCGCAGCTCAGACGGGGCGGGAGGAGACTGGCGGGGGCGGGGCACAGGGCGCGGGCAAACAGAAGTCCGAGAGCCGCTGCTGTGTTGTTAATCATTATGGGTCCAGTGCCTGGCCGGATGATGTTCTCTAAGTTGGGGAAAACAGGATGCCAACCAGGGTGTTTCTGCGGGTCGCGCATCCATCCTTACCCACGTGGATAGAATTCTAGACCTGGAGTTTTCGGGTGCAGAACTTGAGACAAGACTGGGGACGGGGGTGTGTGACTTGGAGCCTGCCTAACCAGTAGGCGGCAATGTTGGAACCTCCGCCAGGGTTCTATACTCTGAGCTATCAGGAGTGATTACTACCAAATCTCTTCCAAGCAAGTGTGTGTTACTATATATTCATAATAATGGCATTAGAGTCAGGCATGGCAGAAAGCACTTGCCATCCAGAAGTAGATATACTCCCAGGAAGAAAGTCACAATAGTGGTAACCATTTCGTGaagaaatttgtgtgtgtgtgtgtgtaaaatgattGAAATGTGCTTTATTATAAAGAAGAATTGAGCGGCGAGGACTTTGTGTAATCACATCCTAAGAAATCTGCACAGAAACACtggttcattttcatttcataagcATATAGAGGGATGCATCTAGTTAACAGATTATTACAGAGTCCCAGCTGGGAAGCTAGCCGCGATCCATGCGCAATCAGTCGGCGCTCCACCAGTTCCAAGAGACCAAATGGAGCAGCCTGGGACTGCAAGCCTGGCCTGAGCCCAGAGCTTTCGCTTCACGCCTATCTCGCGTCGCCCACGCAGAACACTAAGATGGGAAGCCTTAGTGAAGAGCTAGTTAGGCCGGGTTGGGGGCGTGGATGGCTAGGGAGTCTCAGACAGGCTAAGGTTGCAGTGGGCGCCCAGACTGCTTCCCAGACTCACGCGGGATCCGACCGGCGCCGAGCCTGGGCTGGgcggggagggagaaaagggtggGGTCAGAACCAACCAGACCTCCAGCCAGTGACCGCGAGATCCAATGCGGggggccactgtgggtggtgaaGAGACATCCGGCAGCAGGAGGCTGGGTTGCTATGCAACCCAGCTAacgcccccaccccctcctggaATGGACCAAAGGATAGGCAGGCCCAGACTGCGTCCTGAACTCCATCCCCGCCCCACTTCtcccgttctttttttttttttttggtttgaggaAGTTTTATGTAGTACAGACTAGATTCAGGCTCGGTAGTAGTTAAGAATGACCGTGGACTTCTGATCGTCCCGTTTGTCACCtgtctagtgctgggattacagttgtgtgccaccacgcccaattTTCGTGCTGACCGGGCTTAAATCAGAGCTTTGTGTAGGCTAGGCAAGCAGTCTATCTATCATTTGCGCCTCCTTCTTTAGCTAACGAAGGCTTTCCGTTGGAAGTGCTGGGGAGCTGGTTTACAGCCTGGGaactctttctctccatcttcctgtaTGGCCCGGGCACTTTCCCTCAAAATTTGCCATCAAAGTCCCTCTTCTGCCCTGCACTTACCTGATCCAGAAAAGCTAAGGATGAAATCAGGAAGTGCGACCGTCAAAAACTGCCAAGTTAAAAGCCAAGAACTTCCACAAGCACTTTTAATTATATCCAATCATTACTAAAACGTAGGCTCATATTTCCATAAACTAGTTAGGACAGACAGAAGAGCCCTTGGACAGGAATGTCAGTCCCATTAAGAGAGCGCTGGTGTTCAGGATCAGGAGCAGCAGGACAGTGAGCTGTGTCTAGCCTCCAACCTCCTTGCATTCCCAAAGGCTAAAATGGGAGAAGGGGAATCTTCCGAACCTGTCCCTGAACGACAGTGAGTACAATCGGAGTAAGATGATTTGCATAATTAATATTTGTTGATTATTGGCGGACAAAAGAAAGCTTCGGTGCAGGCCTCTCTAGCTCCTGTGAAGTGCATTTGCTGGAGGAAAGCAGATAAAACAACAATGACATGTTATTTGGTGACTAtagaattagagaaaaaaagagagggatttttcccccctttcaaAGATAATATTTGGCTTCTGGATTGGAAAAGACCAGCTGTCTCTTGCTTGTCAGtatcaggagtgtgtgtgtgtgtgtgtgtgtgtgtgtgtgtgtggtgtttgagCAGCTTCAGTGAAAAGTATTTTGTATGCAGCCAGAACCTTTTGAGAGATTAGTAATTCCACCTTTCATGATGTAGCCCCAGGAAACTGCAGTTATGCTACAAAGCTCTTCACGAGGATGCTGCTAACAATAGTGTTAACAGAGCAGTTAGTAATAGCTGAGTAGCCCTAAGTGTCCACCATGAGCAGGCTAGTTGAGATGATTTAGTACATCTGCGAATGAAATGAATATGGATGTTGTGTTTGTGAAGCGTTATTATTAGTACTGggaaatatttatgaaagaaCCTGCACAGGGTGGGAATGAAAACTCTGTTAGTCTGTGATCTCAGCCGTGCCTGGATGTGTCCCAGAGGACTAGTAGCATAGCTCCATTggtaagagtgcttgcccagcTTGCTGGAAGCTCTTGCTTTACTCCATGGAGCTGAGTTCATCTTTGAATCTCTGGTGCTCCTGTCTCcaacaccatgcccagtttatgtggtgctaaggattgaactcgGGGCTGTGTACACAAGAGACGGGTGGCCTGCCTACTTAGTTGCAGCCCCAGCTTTGTGATGTACATCAGAAAAACATTGCAAACATCTCCCGAAAGCTTGTTCCATGCACCCAACCTGGGGTAAGCTCCTCCACCAGGCAGGTCTGTTTTCCAGGGTAAGGAAGCTGAAGTTTGCTGAGCAGGAGGAGCTAGCTCCCCTCCTTGTATTCACTTAAGATCTGTACCCACCTAGTCTGCCTGGCTCCAGAGCCCAGGCTCTCTCCACTCTATTACCATGACTGTCTTTTTCTGATCCTTGCAATGTATCCTCTGAGTGCTTCCTCCTCCACATTTACTTACATACTGCTTTGAGTGACATCTCTTGTGATTCGACTTTTTAAAAGCCGCCGTGTCTTACTCCTCCCCTCTAAACAGTCCAAGCTCCTCCAAGACAACTCGCAGATAGCAGTTTTCCAATCTAGCCCACCTCTGAGCGAACCAAGCTCCTTGGTTGTTTACTGAACCTTCATTTAAAGAATTAACAGCTCCCCCCTGGGACTCTGGCAACAAAGGCCAGGCTCAGGAGCTGTCAGGGCTTTGGCAGTGTCCCCAAGTTCTCAGGATGGCTTTAGCCCAGGGAATAACTAGCTTTGGCCGCAGTTTGTGGGGGATGCTTCCAAAGCCAGTGGCACAGGGGCAAGCATCCCTGCCACCTCCTGTTGCTTGCCCTGCAGCTGGTTGATTTGCCTGTCCCTGGGTATGTGATAGAAAGCTCTGCTCTGTCCAAAACAGGCTCCAAGTTAGTCAGGG encodes the following:
- the Cxcr4 gene encoding C-X-C chemokine receptor type 4; the encoded protein is MDPISVSIYTSDNYSEEVGSGDYDSNKEPCFRDENVHFNRIFLPTIYFIIFLTGIVGNGLVILVMGYQKKLRSMTDKYRLHLSVADLLFVITLPFWAVDAMADWYFGKFLCKAVHIIYTVNLYSSVLILAFISLDRYLAIVHATNSQRPRKLLAEKAVYVGVWIPALLLTIPDFIFADVSQGDISQGDDRYICDRLYPDSLWMVVFQFQHIMVGLILPGIVILSCYCIIISKLSHSKGHQKRKALKTTVILILAFFACWLPYYVGISIDSFILLGVIKQGCDFESIVHKWISITEALAFFHCCLNPILYAFLGAKFKSSAQHALNSMSRGSSLKILSKGKRGGHSSVSTESESSSFHSS